One Mya arenaria isolate MELC-2E11 chromosome 5, ASM2691426v1 genomic window carries:
- the LOC128236311 gene encoding uncharacterized protein LOC128236311: MNTFKREGRSETTQNATETAEAKRKGCINPRITITTYDDIQHGSINRFKDITGDILIIVEDNPKEADKALRSVRRKLDKSIIVKSCSREQIAVTICTTLELFVLRVLKSRITALKTLYSQFKPGKLQINQAQTKTRLTTSGENRVKVDSIVRPKRQIEDDGTPSATRSGKKFQKTLCTDSESWSISDRQRIEMIKDTLHEAHALYRRSGISQDESPFVEAEVPILSDELAKSLYIIDDRIYGCGFRNSTLEVFVNVSRFVLSDKELEQMGLKIGAAAKEFDVYETEIKIGLYKQVNYSSSQVGSRIKNDMGQFTTLGGFARKEGTLHVLLARHFADPEYVRSIHYVDEEGSTLLARVLSVSQRGFYDISVAEVLPNIFPNTMFRDSDGHPMNSSLMDMSTVNRRGLCERHVHFWADEQKPRVGKIVIPDFDERSSKTRYVLIKEVLEFSEEHNELRPRRLCEKGHSGAIFCSDDIDGQCVHVCTMLMGSINYKEMANNPNVQGEYTSFPLNQGLKQLNEEHGGDFQIC; encoded by the exons atgaacactttTAAAAGAGAAGGCAGGTCGGAAACAACACAGAACGCAACTGAAACAGCCGAAGCAAAACGAAAAGGATGTATTAATCCACGAATTACAATTACAACGTACGATGACATTCAACATGGCAGCATTAACAGATTTAAAGACATTACCGGGGACATTCTTATCATAGTAGAAGACAATCCGAAGGAAGCAGACAAAGCATTAAGATCCGTTAGAAGAAAATTAGACAAGAGTATAATTGTCAAGAGTTGCTCTCGTGAACAAATTGCCGTGACCATTTGTACCACATtggaattatttgttttgcGAGTTCTGAAAAGTCGAATAACAGCACTTAAGACGCTCTATAGTCAGTTTAAGCCTGGTAAACTTCAAATAAACCAAGCTCAGACAAAAACTAGGTTGACAACAAGTGGAGAAAATCGAGTAAAAGTTGATTCAATCGTTCGCCCTAAAAGACAAATCGAAGATGATGGCACACCATCTGCCACAAGATCAG gaaagaaatttcaaaaaacGCTATGCACCGATTCGGAAAGTTGGAGTATTTCGGATAGACAGCGGATCGAAATGATCAAGGACACACTTCATGAGGCCCATGCTTTGTACAGAAGAAGCGGAATTTCGCAAGACGAGAGTCCTTTTGTAGAAGCTGAAGTACCCATTCTCAGCGACGAG CTCGCAAAATCTCTTTATATCATCGACGACAGAATTTACGGATGCGGATTCAGAAACTCAACGCTAGAGGTATTCGTTAACGTGTCGCGATTTGTTTTGAGTGACAAGGAATTAGAACAAATGGGTCTAAAGATTGGAGCTGCTGCGAAGGAATTTGATGTTTacgaaactgaaataaaaataggaCTATATAAACAGGTCAACTATTCTTCCTCTCAAGTTGGCTCTAGAATCAAAAACGACATGGGGCAGTTTACGACACTTGGTGGTTTTGCAAGAAAGGAAGGAACATTGCATGTTTTACTCGCTAGACACTTTGCCGACCCTGAATACGTTCGATCAATACATTACGTTGACGAGGAAGGGAGTACATTACTTGCACGCGTGTTATCTGTGTCACAGCGTGGTTTCTATGATATTTCTGTTGCAGAGGTTTTGCcaaatatatttccaaatacGATGTTTCGGGATAGCGACGGTCATCCAATGAATAGCTCGTTAATGGACATGTCAACGGTCAACCGCAGAGGTCTATGTGAACGGCATGTTCATTTCTGGGCAGATGAACAAAAACCGAGGGTTGGAAAAATTGTAATCCCCGACTTCGATGAAAGGTCGTCAAAAACTCGATACGTTCTCATCAAAGAAGTACTGGAGTTCAGTGAAGAACACAATGAGCTGAGACCTCGTAGATTATGCGAAAAGGGTCATAGTGGAGCTATCTTCTGTTCTGATGACATCGATGgacaatgtgtacatgtatgtactatGCTCATGGGATCCATTAATTACAAAGAAATGGCAAACAACCCGAATGTGCAGGGCGAGTATACATCGTTCCCGCTTAACCAAGGACTAAAACAACTAAATGAAGAACATGGCGGAGATTTTCAAATCTGCTAA
- the LOC128235150 gene encoding uncharacterized protein LOC128235150 translates to MNMERKLVLTKEAFPRYAYTSKNAEQLDKKGTCLRSTYHSATDPPLDFGEISIAIKSFHLNSLSADELRYKKTLKKEGRSETAHNGDETTEEKRKGCINPQITITTYDDVQHGSISPFKDITGDILIIVEDNPKETDKALNPVRRNLDKSLIVKSCSREQIAKTICTSLEIFVLRVLKSRITALKNLYDQLKPIEDVDTPSTTRSGKKFREIEYFSDRQQIEMIKDTLHEAHALYRRSGISQDESSFGEADVPILSDKLAKSLYIIDDRIYGCGFRNSTLEIFVNVSQGIMSDKAYQQLCLKIGATAKEYDVFETEIKVGRYEQVNYSSCQVGTRIKSDMGQFATLGGFARKEGTLHVLLARHFADPEQVRSIYYIDGEEGSTFLARVLSGSHRGIYDISVGKVSPNISNTMFRNSDGHPMNSSLMDMSTVNRRDLCERHVHFWADEQQPRVGKIVIPDFDERSSNTRYVLIKELLEFSEEHNELRPRRLCKMGHSGAIFCSDDIDGQCVHVCTMLMGSLNSRDMANNPNVQGEYTSFPLNQGITQLNEEHGGDFNIC, encoded by the exons ATGAACATGGAACGAAAGCTTGTCTTAACCAAGGAAGCATTTCCTAGGTATGCTTACACGTCAAAAAACGCCGAACAACTTGACAAAAAAGGAACATGTTTAAGATCCACTTACCATTCAGCTACTGACCCACCATTGGACTTCGGTGAGATCAGTATTGCAATTAAAAGTTTCCATTTGAATTCACTTTCGGCAGATGAATTACGATAcaagaaaactttaaaaaaagaaggcAGGTCGGAAACAGCACATAACGGAGACGAAACAACCGAAGAAAAACGAAAAGGATGTATAAATCcacaaattacaattacaacGTACGATGACGTTCAACATGGCAGCATCAGTCCATTTAAAGACATTACCGGCGACATTCTCATCATAGTAGAAGACAATCCGAAGGAAACAGACAAAGCATTAAACCCCGTCAGAAGAAACTTAGACAAGAGTTTAATCGTCAAGAGTTGCTCTCGTGAACAAATTGCAAAGACAATTTGTACCTCAttggaaatatttgttttgcgaGTTCTGAAAAGTCGAATAACTGCATTAAAGAATCTTTATGATCAGCTTAAGCCGATCGAAGATGTTGACACACCATCTACCACAAGATCAG GAAAGAAATTTCGAGAAATAGAATATTTTTCTGATAGACAGCAGATCGAAATGATCAAGGACACACTTCATGAAGCCCATGCTTTGTACAGAAGAAGTGGAATTTCTCAAGACGAGAGTTCTTTTGGAGAAGCTGATGTACCCATTCTCAGTGACAAG CTTGCAAAATCTCTTTACATCATCGACGACAGAATTTACGGATGCGGTTTCAGAAACTCAACACTTGAGATATTCGTAAACGTGTCGCAAGGTATTATGAGTGACAAGGCATACCAGCAATTGTGCCTGAAGATCGGAGCTACTGCGAAGGAGTATGATGTTTTCGAAACTGAAATAAAGGTTGGACGATATGAACAGGTCAACTATTCTTCCTGTCAAGTAGGCACTAGAATCAAGAGCGACATGGGGCAGTTTGCGACACTTGGTGGTTTTGCAAGAAAGGAAGGAACATTGCATGTCCTACTCGCTAGACACTTTGCCGACCCTGAACAAGTTCGATCAATATATTACATTGACGGGGAAGAGGGGAGTACATTTCTTGCACGCGTGTTGTCTGGTTCACACCGTGGTATATATGATATATCTGTTGGAAAGGTTTCGCCAAATATCTCAAATACAATGTTTCGGAATAGCGACGGTCATCCAATGAACAGCTCGTTAATGGACATGTCAACGGTCAATCGCAGAGATTTATGTGAACGGCATGTTCATTTCTGGGCAGATGAACAACAACCGAGAGTTGGAAAAATTGTAATCCCCGACTTCGATGAAAGGTCGTCAAACACTCGATATGTTCTTATAAAAGAACTACTGGAGTTCAGTGAAGAACACAATGAGTTAAGACCTCGTAGATTATGCAAAATGGGCCATAGTGGAGCTATCTTCTGTTCTGATGACATCGACGGGcagtgtgtacatgtatgtacaatgcTCATGGGATCCTTAAATAGTCGAGACATGGCGAACAATCCAAATGTGCAGGGCGAGTATACATCGTTTCCGCTAAACCAAGGAATTACACAACTTAATGAAGAGCATGGCGGAGATTTTAACATCTGCTAA